Proteins encoded within one genomic window of Humulus lupulus chromosome 1, drHumLupu1.1, whole genome shotgun sequence:
- the LOC133791792 gene encoding uncharacterized protein LOC133791792, whose amino-acid sequence MATLSLFSLSHSVPILQLRPWFPSPQPHFSNPVLSSFTASTSLKLSGFRDKTVVFGTKSSDPNEAQFLDENGVVDDMDGYLNYLSLEYDSVWDTKPSWCQPWTITLTGASAIACSWLILHSILVTAILSLLICAWWYIFLYSYPKAYEDMIAERRKRVTNGVEDTFGLRKSQ is encoded by the exons ATGGCaacactttctctcttctctctttccCATTCAGTTCCGATACTACAGCTGCGTCCCTGGTTTCCCTCTCCCCAACCCCATTTCTCCAACCCCGTCCTCTCCTCATTTACTGCTTCTACTTCTCTCAAATTGAGTGGCTTTCGGGATAAAACTGTGGTCTTCGGAACCAAGTCAAGCGACCCAAACGAAGCCCAGTTCTTGGACGAAAATGGAGTTGTTGATGATATGGATGGCTATCTCAACTACCTTTCGCTTGAATATGATTCCGTTTGGGATACTAAACCATCCTG GTGTCAACCATGGACAATTACTTTGACTGGGGCTTCGGCAATTGCCTGTAGCTGGCTGATTTTACACTCAATATTAGTCACTGCAATCTTATCATTACTGATATGCGCGTGGTGGTACATATTTTTGTATTCTTATCCCAAG GCATACGAGGACATGATTGCTGAACGAAGGAAGAGGGTGACAAACGGTGTTGAAGACACGTTTGGCTTGAGAAAGAGTCAGTGA
- the LOC133791798 gene encoding uncharacterized protein LOC133791798: MDLLKQELLRKRQSLAADTGGKRVFKRSEIEQKNIQKLREQEKRELEAKAQLQTTAATTAVAGTNKSNSSSTTTTVTTTNSSTATTSKSLTDERNIDNLVLPKQEVIRRLRLLKQPITLFGEDDDSRLDRLKYVLKAGLFEVDSDMTEGQTNDFLRDIAELRKRQKVGMMSERKRKKIDVDGVVEDGEGGGAEEELTDGESSGVDADKDMKRMKANFDDLCEEDKILVFFKKLLNEWKQELNEMQDAEKRTAKGKSMVATFKQCARYLHPLFKFCRKKVLPDDIRQALMLFVDCCMRRDYLAAMDHYIKLAIGNAPWPIGVTMVGIHERSAREKIYTNSVAHIMNDETTRKYLQSVKRLMTFCQRRYPTMPSKAVEFNSLANGSDLQSLLAEEGISWGSGSSNQTGEERLRLMPAPKES; encoded by the exons ATGGATCTTCTCAAGCAAGAGCTCCTCCGAAAGCGCCAGAGCCTAGCCGCAGACACCGGCGGCAAGCGAGTTTTCAAGCGCTCCGAGATTGAGCAGAAGAACATTCAGAAGCTGCGCGAGCAGGAAAAACGCGAATTGGAGGCTAAAGCTCAACTTCAAACTACCGCAGCCACCACTGCCGTCGCCGGAACCAACAAATCGAATTCCTCCTCTACCACAACAACCGTCACAACGACGAATTCATCAACTGCGACCACTTCCAAATCCCTAACCGACGAGCGAAACATCGATAACCTCGTGTTACCCAAGCAAGAAGTCATTCGCCGACTCCGGCTTCTCAAGCAACCTATAACTCTCTTCGGTGAAGACGACGATTCTCGGCTCGATCGGCTGAAGTACGTGTTGAAAGCTGGGTTGTTCGAGGTGGATAGCGACATGACTGAGGGGCAGACCAATGATTTCTTGAGAGATATCGCGGAGCTAAGGAAGCGTCAGAAGGTGGGAATGATGAGCGAGAGAAAGCGAAAGAAAATTGATGTTGATGGGGTGGTGGAGGATGGGGAAGGAGGTGGGGCGGAGGAGGAATTGACCGATGGCGAGTCAAGCGGGGTCGATGCAGACAAGGATATGAAGCGAATGAAAGCAAATTTCGATGACTTGTGTGAGGAAGACAAGATTCTGGTGTTCTTCAAGAAGCTGTTGAATGAGTGGAAGCAGGAGTTGAATGAGATGCAAGACGCCGAGAAGCGTACTGCTAAAGGGAAGTCCATGGTTGCCACGTTCAAGCAGTGTGCGCGGTATTTGCATCCACTCTTCAAGTTCTGTAGGAAGAAG GTTCTCCCTGATGATATCCGTCAAGCACTGATGCTGTTCGTTGATTGCTGCATGAGGCGAGACTACCTAGCCGCAATGGATCACTACATTAAGCTGGCCATCGGAAACGCACCTTGGCCTATTGGTGTTACTATGGTTGGTATTCATGAACGTTCAGCTCGTGAGAAGATCTACACCAATAGTGTGGCCCACATTATGAATGATGAAACAACTCGTAAGTACTTGCAATCTGTCAAGAGATTAATGACTTTTTGCCAACGACGCTACCCAACAATGCCTTCAAAAGCAGTTGAATTCAACAGCCTGGCCAATGGTAGTGACTTGCAGTCTTTGCTAGCTGAAGAGGGGATTTCATGGGGCAGTGGTAGTAGTAATCAAACCGGAGAGGAAAGACTTCGACTAATGCCTGCCCCGAAAGAGAGCTAA